The genomic interval CTGTCCTAGCCCTTGTCTTGCCACCCTATCACTGTTGTTCCCTTCACTGCCTCCCCTGTTGGACCTGTCTTGAGCTTGCCTGTGGCCATGGTGTCCAGGACaggttttgacacattgagagcAATGGCAAGCCTCAGCAGCCAATCTAAAGAGTATCACTGTGGCTGCCATCTTGGTCTAAGCTACATTGTGTCTGGCCTGGATTATTGCAAAAGTCTAACTGGGCTTCACTTTCCACACACCTCAAGTCAGACCTGTCTCTTTTCTGCCTAGACCCTTCTGTGGCTGTCATTGTTCCCAGTAAAACCCAGACTATTACGATGCCTGAAGAGTTTCTGTGTGATCTGTCCTCATTCTGGCTTCATCTATTCCTGCTCCCCTCCTCACTCTAGCCACTTTCTGTTCTTCAAACATGTTTGTCACATTTCTGCTTTAGGGCCTTTGTGCTGGCTGTTCCCTCCACATAGACTCTTCCCTAGGATATCCACAACTCTCTCCTTCTAGTCATTGCTCAGGTGTCATTTCACTGAGACCTtagaccaatggttctcaactttcctaatgctgcaagcctttaatacagttcctgtgggtcgcgacccacaggttgagaaccgctgccttagaccTTCCTTTTTCAAAACTGCAGCCCCTGGCATTCCCCTTTTCTGATCCCTATTCTATTTTTGTCCATTAATTGCGTCACCCACTAAAATACCATTTACCTTGTTTTCCATGACTCTTACTGCTCTGGCAGGGCAGGGATGTCTGCCTGTTCTCTTTCCTACTGTATGCCTGGTATCTGACATGCGGTAGTGCTCAGGGCGTATTTGTTGGCTGAGTGAATAAGTCACATGGGCAACAGTCAGCCAGTGGGGCTTCCACGTGAAGAGGGTGAAAGGGTCTGCGTGAAGAGTGTGCATTTGACAGAGAAGAGCCAGGCTGTTGCAGTAATCTAGGGAGGAGCCAGTGAGGCCTTTTGTGGGGCCATGGGCCGGGGACACAGAAGTCTTCCAGGAAGTGAATCTCAAATGACGGCCGCCCACAGCTGAGTACCAGAAGCGAGAATGTCGAGACCACCTCAGAGAAAACCTGAAGTTTATGACCAGTTCAAGAAGCACCGTGGCTGAGTCCATGACCCAGCAGGTTtgtttggtggggggagggggatgagAAGGGACGCTGGGTTAAGGCCGGGAATGGGGGGTCTAGGGGGCAGTTTCCTCTGAGATCCATCAGGGTCTCACTCAGCCCTCATAGGGTGGAAGTCAGGCCAACCCCTGGAGGGCAGAGCAGGAGTGTCAGGAGGctggcccagccctgcctggTGTATTCCCCAGGACCTGTGTGGGCCTGTTTGCTGTCCTGTCAGTGGAAGTGATGTGCCCTCACTCCTGTACCTGCCCAGATTCTGCGCCAGAACCGGGGTCGCAAGGCCTGTGACCAGCCTGTGGCCAAAactaagaagaagaagaaggctgAGGGCACCGTGTTCACCGAGGGAGATTTCCAGAAGTTCCAGCAGGAATACTTTGGCAGCTAAGCTTCCTGGAGGGATCTCCTGCTCAGGCTGCCTCTGTTTGCCGGGACCCCAAGCACCATGCACCACTCGGCCAACAGAGGGCGCTGAGGAACTGGCCTGGCTGGAAAAGGCCCTGGAGCTGGAGCTATTGGGCGCTGGAATGGAGCTGGCCAGGAACAAGTCCTGGGGAGGATGCCATTCAGGCCAGAGCTGACTTGCGCAAGCTTGGGGAGAACCATCTGCACCTGCCAAAAAGAAACGTTTCTGACTGTTTTGTTTGGTCTTGCCTAGATAGGGCGTCTGGGCTGTTTGCTGTAGAACAAGGCCAGTTACTGGGCTCTTGGGGGCCACACCTCCAGGAGCAGGAAGAAGTCTTCTGGGTCCTAATAAATATGGACCCAAGAGCTGTATGTGTGCTTCTGGTCTGACTTATGGGGTATCTCCCTTCTCCTCTTGCCCCAAGGGCCACCCTCCCAGCCCCCATCTCCCAGCCTGGGTCTCGGACCTCTAGGCCAGGAGTCCTCCAGTCCCACACCAGCAGGTAGCCACCCAGCCTCTGCTGATATACTGCAAAGGTGCCATCCTCCCTTGGGGGTGGCAGCCACAGCTGAGAAGGTAAAATTAACACTGGGGGCTTTGTCCCAGGGAAGCAGAATCCAAGGTCTAGGGACAGTGAGGGTGGTACTGTTCCACCctcccctgggggtggggggcctgCCACCAGCAGAGAGTTTCATACAGCCTTGGGGCCCCTGCTCCCACTTCCACCCCAGGTCATGCTATCCTGAGCACCAAGGAGGTCAAATGCATGTCATATGTGGGAGTGTTCACACTCAGATCTAGTCTGTGGCAAGGGCTGCACTGCCATGAGAAGCAGGCACAGTGTGGAAACCGAGGAGGTGAAGAACAGGTCCATGTTGAGTGACTGCATGAGTGATGGAAGAGTGTGGACCAGAGTTGGGTCTTCAGAGGCGAAAACATGATAGAAGCTGAGAAGTGAGAGTAGGTTTACTCCTTCCTCTCCCTGGGTGGTCTGCTTCTGGTCTAACCACGTTCCATCCGGAGTGGGGACCAGAAAAGCTGCTGAGATGCAGGATGCAGTGCTAGAGTCAGGGTCCTGTGTCCAGGTGGCCTCCCATCAGCATGGGCAGGGGAGAGTTGTGTGATCCCCCAGGACCAGGACCAGGACCTTCTTCAGATGGACTCCTCACACTCTCGCGCTCCTCCTCCCTGCTGGGCTTTACTGACCTACTGGGGAGAGACAGACTCAGGTATCCTTGAAACTGCATCCCCTTCATCTGTTAAGCAGCTTAGCAAGAAGCCGACTCAGCCACCAGCACCACAGAAGAACAGGCTGGCCACAGGCTCCAGGGTGTGCTTGCTGCTACTAATCACCTAGGTgttcctgtcccctccccagcATGAAGTGATGGGCACTCCTGAGGGAGGACAGTTTTCCAGTAAATCTCACTTTTATGCCAAGTAGTATAAGTGGGTGTGCGTCCATGCCCCATGTGTGACAATGTTAGTGCTCACCCCCGGGTCACTAGTAGGTCAGGGCTAGGGCTTGGAAATCTACCTTAATGGTTAATTCTGATATGGGTGGCTGGAGCAGGCACCTAAGGAGAGAGGCTGCATCACTGTGTGTGGTGGAGGGAAGGTCTGACCAATGAGCACTGAGACCTGGAGACCAATAGGGCCCAAATGAGAGGATGCAGAGTCCTAAGGACACAGCGAGGGGAGGCCTTCCCCAATTAAGACATGGGTGGATGTGAAGATACCCAAAAGCATGTGTGTCTCAGGTGGCTTGGGAGATAGAGACAGATTTGGGCCTCGCTGAGCAGAGTTTAAGAAACATACACTGTAGACAAGAGGAAGTCCCAGCTGCGGCTTCCGGTGTGTTCCACAGTGTGATAGTCTGTCGAACCCCGCCTCCCAGCTCCCTAAATCCTCTTGGTTGGTGATGGAAGGTGTTTGCTGAAGGGGTGACAGGAGTAAGGAAGGACTGCTACCTGGGATCCTGCCGGGGCCCAGCTGCAGACTCCACTGCCAGGAAGCCAGCCCTGCCCAGAGCTTAATTCTAGTTCTGGCAGGGGATGGGCAGGTTCCTGTTAGATGACTTTCTCCATCAGGTCAAGCCTGGGAGAGGTGGTGGGTGTGTGGCACTTGGCACGTGCCCTATTCTATCCTGTCTGGATGTCTTTATTGGGGTGCTTTCCCCATTCTGTCCACTACTTTCCCCACACTCAAAGCCCTGCCAGGAGGCCCTGCTTCCCCCTCTGAGGTGTCCAGGCCTTGGGTAGTCTGCCTCCTGAACTGCCACTTTCTACTTAGAGCATGTGCTGGGTTGAGAGCTCCCTACACCCCCCACCACAGGATGCCTAGGCAGGGACGCTTGGCACTGGGGTGTCATTGCAGGAACTTTTTATCTCCAACTGGACTCAAAACAACAGGTCAAGACTGAGCCCACTCTCTGCCAGCATAAAAGGGTTGAAATAAAAATCCTGCTCCTCCACTGGTTTTCCCCATCACAGGAAATGGACCCTGCATCCCTCCCCATGCCCCAGCATCTCCTATCACACCCCACATCCTGGCTGATCCCAGCCCAGCACCCCACTCCTAGGGTCACTCCCAGGCCTCCCTGGGCACCTATCTTAAAGAGCAGATTCTCCTACCCTATTCCAGCTACCATCTCACATCTGatggctcttttttattttcagggtCCATCTGTTTCTCTTAGCAAATAAAAGCTCCTCAAGATCCGGGATGTTTATCCGGAGGTCCCTAATATTGCCATACATAGggcaaatgggaaattatagctaaaggtacctttataaaatatttcaagaattcacAAAATACTGTGTTGTCacatctttgtaaaattttgtaatgaatacagTATTTGGTAAATAAAGGTAATTTAGCTAATTTCCCatcttccctatgtatggcaactttaggggtgactttttgGAAACCCTGTATTTTGCTCACTGCTGTACACCAGCACTCAGAAGTGTGGAGTGAAAAGCTCTACGCTTCCCATGAAAAGCCGTGGAAAACATGAAGGCCATTCTCTGCCCTCCACGACCTGTACAGCCTTCCTTGTCCCAGAAGTGACACAGGAGAGGAACTTTGCCAGCTTCCAGCCCTGGCCTCTGCAGGTACAAGATCTTGGCCTTGGTGCTGAGCTAGAAATTTTGGCCATTTTGAGGTGCCTAGCAGGAGCCAGAGACTGTGAGCACACCCTACTACCCTGCCTCTGGTCCCAGAGTGTGAGTGAGCAGTCTCTGACCTGGTCAGCCTGGTCAGAGCCCAGCAGGGGCCACAACTTGTCACATGCAGTGTGATGACTAGACATCCGCCTCATCCCTCCATTGCTTTCCTGTACCCTTAACTCTGTGCTGGGCTCTCAAGAACATCTTGGGCTGCTGAACACAGCCTACCTGTCCAGGCCGCTGTCACTGCCTGCATCAGCTATGCCTAGGGTAGCATCTACCCCCAGGCCAGAAATCCCATGTGGGGTCTGAGTCTGGGCCTCAGCTGCATCAGGAAAAAGCCCCTATCCACAGACTCTAGGGAGGGCTCTGAGCCAACACCAGAAGTGCTTAGAGCCTGAGAGCTCTTAGTATACCTCCTTGTGGTTATTTTTCAGTACTGTTGTCCTGTAAATGAGACAAACAACACTGCAAGATACCTACTGTCAGAGAGTTTATTTATGTTGTAGTCCGGGaatggaaaatagaaataaacctctataccagtggttctcaaccttcctaatgccgcaaccctttaatacagtgcctgtgggtcacgacccaccgGTTGGGTGCTGCTCTATACAAATAAGCTCAACTGGAGAAAAGCATTACCAGAATATAGAACAAGGCAGAGTCTGGAACATTAGCTGGATCGTCTTGGAAGGCTTCTCTGTGGTGACATTAGACTATACAGTGAAACAGCTGAGGGGAAATCTCTCATAAGGATGGCAAATACAGGAACATGCTTGGCAGAGATGCAGGACCACAGAGAAGGCAAGGAGAGGTGGTCAGGGAGAAGGGCAGAGGCCAAGTGCAGTCTGTGGCCAGAGCCTTTTGAGTCTAAAAGCCTCAGCAGCAGGAGCCTGGGAAGGAAGAGCACAGCCCAGCATCCTTGCTCCACTAGGAACCATAGGCCTGCACTGCCCCTCTCAGTGCCTGTTTCCTGTCTGCCAAACAAGAGGTGGCCTATCTCCAAGGGAGGTTCCACAGTGGTAACTGGATGACTGGTGCCCTTAAGCCACCCCTTGGCTTCTAGACACTATCTGGATGTGGAGGGAGAATGACCTTTATGAAATTATATAATCTCAGCAGGAAAGGTCACCAAGTCGGAGGCCCAGGTGTGATGCTTACTCCCTGTGTTACCTGTGAGCAATGTTCTCACCGGTGTCGTGTCCATTCCTTCAACAGTTCTCAGGTGCTGATCTCTGCTGGACACTGGGAAGGCTGTGGACTCCACCACGCAGGCCCTTACAGGCTTGTTGCCAGACTCCAGAAGCAAAATAGAGGAAGAGCCcagggttcaaacacagctctTACCTCCATGTGTCCATCACCTGACCTGTTAGGTGGGGCCACTATGGCATCTGCTTCACAGGATTGTGGAAAATGGGTGAGAGAAACCACATGCAGTGCTTGGTTACTCCAACACCTGGGCTGTGCTCGCCTCTTGCAGGTCCCAAAGGACATGTGAAGAGGGGATCTGCCCCAGCTGGGCTCAACCATTCCTCTGCAATCCAAGACAAAAGGAACCGTCTGCCTCCTATTACAAACAGGAAAGCAATCACCTGGCCAAGAAGCGCAATAAACCTGTGCCTCCTAAGTACTGCTCCGTTCGGACAACTCCCAGATGTCATGCCTTCCAGCTGGCACTAGGCCTTCACTTGAGCTCCCACCTAGAAACCCTcaggcccagctctggccagagcTCCATAAAGGTAAAACACCTGGCAGCTcgttttctctgctttttcttctggaaaaataCGGCCTAGAACTACAAAGGCTTAGAAGTAAAAGATTGAGTCAAGGATTGCTTGACTTTATCTGGGGAGCTTAAACTGTACATGATGGCACAAAGCTCTCAGAAAAAGATATTCCTCCTTCCCAGCCACTTGTGCCCCCTCAGGCTCTTCCGTCTCCTCCCTAACCCATCCAGCTCTCACCTCTGGGAAAGCCACCTGACCAGACACCCTCTCATGGAAAACTTCCCCACCCCACATCTCAGAAGGTTGAAAACCTACTCTGGGCTCAAGTTTACAGGGTTGAAATCTGACCCGCCCCATTAACAGGTCCAGCTGGGGGAGCAGTTGGATCGGAATATTTGCCAGAGGCAAGAAACACACAAGTCTGCAAAAGGACTTCcactacaaaataatttattgtaacACACAGCTTCAGCACTGGAGACTATGTACAAGCACACAACACTCCTGACTGCCCTAACTAGGGGACCCTTTTCTTCCCCCTCGCTTTGCGGACCTCTTCAATCAAATCTTTCAGGTACTGGATCTCCTTGGCCAGGGAATCTGCCTTCTCTTTCAGAGCCTCGTTCTTCTTTTCCAGCTCTTTGCATTCACCAGCAAGGGCTTCCTGCTCTGCTCTCTTCTTCTGGCGGTACCTAGTGGCTGCAGTCttgttttgttccatttttttcagCTTCTTATCTAGCTTCTCACCCTTTACTTTTGTTGTTACTATTTTCTCTCCAGGAGGATCATAAGGTTTAGGGCGGACAGAGCCACAGAGGACACCTGGAGATGGCAGGCTCCTATTTGGAGAGCCCCTGGAGGTAGAGGGGCTATGCTGGGGAGAGCCCAGATAGGACTCTGGGCTCATACAGATGCCACTGTCATTATCTGAGGGGGTGTCTTCCTCCTTTACACACTGAGGAATTATGGTAATGTAAGCA from Nycticebus coucang isolate mNycCou1 chromosome 3, mNycCou1.pri, whole genome shotgun sequence carries:
- the RPS19BP1 gene encoding active regulator of SIRT1 translates to MSAALLRRGLELLAESEAPRAAPGQAKPSGSSVKQAQKGKVTRTQKLRNSAKGKVPKSALAEYQKRECRDHLRENLKFMTSSRSTVAESMTQQILRQNRGRKACDQPVAKTKKKKKAEGTVFTEGDFQKFQQEYFGS